Proteins encoded in a region of the Methanobrevibacter millerae genome:
- a CDS encoding DUF11 domain-containing protein: MQKRKIIFITLFLFILLSISSVSAQENDTSVMGNEIDSKDIVGDVPGTFTELNALIQNSNGTVDLNRDYKYTSNDSSLNSGIVINKALIINGNNFTIDSSNNARAFQVSASNVVISNLNFVNGYTYNKGGTLYWSGSDGVVDNCTFSDSYAYYEGGAIYWSGYKGLVNNSQFMDNTAYDDGGAICWMGNNGTLNNSRFSGNKALSYYSGGAVYWYYDYGVISNSVFENNTAGYEGGFFYYASYGKLSNLTFINNHATRNIGGAVLYGSSNVIEDSVFIGNHADYVVGGLYIGGSSSVANNVTVISNNASTGAGVNIMGTNNKITNSIIANNSALYGGGGISQRGSSSLIENCSIINNTAGNYGGGLYMSYGQVVNSTIENNTARQYGGGVYGFNPTLVNVTLNNNDAAVGPEIYVHDNVTLIDTNVSDDKISYDLLGESASVLGDSDISHLMRLSNGYYAYCAEHQNGEPSSGQMDNSMKFLRNVITGEEVADYLKILIYDTINSEYELKTRNLHDYVWEFTDGDFRSSNIPIVKRVIELYDAGFRINGTSATKTLANGTVLLYNFSSLITGSGQQNLFTFQFAQIDFVNETLTKQTVNKTVLINQYVEFTITARNTINETIYNIFIEDKDYSEGLQYVSWRSDDENWSYNETNGTWNLPSLDAFENSTFTVIFLAYKNGTFYNNATGGSSNSSIVYSFDVVRVLNANFTVEKIALNKTVKLHEQTEFEIVVHNTGEVDLHNVTVIEDEYDGLIYDSHNDNGYWNHSVVDGKHVWSLNYALSPNQYAAFKVLFNTTAYGNFTNVVVVRTNETGNKTVNNTTTVLKPGFVVEKVTLTPEVVLGSQAVFNIVVRNIGETELTNVTVIEDSYDGLVYDSFDDNGYWTHAFVDGKNVWTLNGALPVGELIGFKVFFNTTREGNFTNVVVVRTNETGNKTVNNTTTVLKPGFVVEKVTLTPEVVLGSQAVFNIVVRNIGETELTNVTVIEDSYDGLVYDSFDDNGYWTHAFVDGKNVWTLNGALPVGELIGLKVFFNTTREGNFTNIIVVKTNETDNKTVNNTTTVLKPDFIVEKITLTKYLQLGQKAVFEIVVHNVGECALDDVFIIEDQYDGLIYDSFVDNGNWKHSVVNNKNKWVLNDILHPNEFAILIVNFNTIQIGNFTNVVIAGSNGTGNKSTNNTTEVFDDNETHNTTNSSDIASMDLIKTAVTPKVLVGNQVIFQIIVHNTGNVNLNNVTIKEESFEGLIYDHFYDYTSLFNKNNDLSWTMNSLLYPGEYAGFYVVFNTTTKGTFVNVVSGSSNETNNTTSNDTVDVVKPDFTIEKIALNKNTKIGDKVTFEIIVHNTGSVDLHDLTVKEYHFEGLQYDSYTDYLDVWVENSNLSWTLNGILRPGEYSGFFITFITTTNGNFTNIVTAKANGTDNKSSNDTVKVHKGDYIIEKISLTPNVVVGSQAIFEIVIHNVGETNLDNITITELSYDGLLYDSFIDYLGIWIKNSDLSWTLNGTLVPGEYSGFFVVFNTTTNGTFGNVISSGNKTSNDTVNVLKQDYVIEKISLTPNVVMGSQAIFEIVVHNIGEVDLSNITISEVSYDGLVFSHYIDELNHWIKNNDLSWNFNSTLHPGEYSGFFVVFNTTTNGTFVNVISSGNKTSNDTVNVLKSSYTIEKIVTNSVVLIGDYVTFEIVVHNDGETNLENITITELAFDGLLYDSFIDYHEAWIKNDDLSWTTKDVLAPNEYKGFIVKFKTTDVGDFVNVISSQNKTANDTVKVVKPDFTIEKIAVNSTVRFGEQAVFEIIIRNIGIVNLTDVKITELKHDGLIYDHYIDDLGDWSENSLVWTLNGILAPGEFASFYVVFNTTSSGIRYNTISASTNETGIKNTTAQVEVVDNRTANLTVSKISLNRTVVIGNLTIFEIIVTNNGEIDLDNVFVIEDSYGCGLVYVDYYNGTGNWKHMLNSNNKHQFNLIDTLKVGESKRFYVIFNTTELGNFTNTVLVGYDNVTLANSTNVTEVIGIEVNETVKNETVDQIVKRDISNATGNPLVILLLGLFVCVVARRFKN, translated from the coding sequence ATGCAAAAAAGAAAGATTATTTTCATTACATTATTCTTATTTATCTTATTGTCGATATCGTCAGTAAGCGCACAAGAAAATGATACGTCAGTTATGGGGAATGAAATTGATTCAAAAGATATTGTGGGTGATGTTCCAGGTACTTTCACGGAATTAAATGCACTAATTCAAAATTCGAATGGTACTGTTGATTTGAATAGGGATTATAAGTATACTTCTAATGACAGTTCATTAAACTCTGGTATTGTAATCAATAAGGCACTTATAATAAATGGAAATAATTTTACTATAGATTCTTCTAATAACGCAAGGGCTTTTCAAGTATCCGCAAGTAATGTGGTAATAAGTAATCTAAATTTTGTCAATGGATATACTTACAATAAAGGAGGAACCCTTTATTGGTCTGGATCTGATGGTGTAGTGGATAACTGTACTTTTAGTGACAGTTATGCTTATTATGAAGGTGGAGCTATTTATTGGTCCGGTTATAAGGGTTTAGTCAATAATTCTCAGTTCATGGATAATACCGCATATGATGATGGTGGTGCTATCTGTTGGATGGGAAATAATGGGACTTTAAATAATTCCAGATTCAGTGGAAATAAAGCGCTTTCTTATTATAGTGGCGGTGCTGTCTATTGGTACTATGATTATGGTGTTATTTCAAATTCTGTATTTGAAAACAATACTGCCGGATATGAGGGAGGTTTCTTTTATTATGCGAGCTATGGTAAACTTAGCAATTTGACATTCATTAACAATCATGCTACTCGAAATATCGGTGGTGCAGTATTGTATGGGTCTTCCAATGTGATTGAAGATTCTGTTTTTATTGGTAATCATGCAGATTATGTTGTAGGTGGGCTTTATATTGGTGGTTCATCTAGTGTTGCAAATAATGTGACTGTAATTTCCAATAATGCTTCTACAGGTGCTGGAGTAAACATTATGGGTACAAATAATAAAATTACAAATTCCATCATTGCAAACAATTCAGCATTGTACGGTGGTGGAGGAATATCTCAAAGAGGTTCAAGCTCCTTGATTGAGAATTGTAGTATTATTAATAACACTGCCGGAAATTATGGGGGTGGTCTTTATATGAGTTATGGGCAAGTAGTAAACTCCACTATTGAAAACAACACTGCAAGGCAGTATGGTGGTGGGGTTTATGGTTTCAATCCAACGCTGGTCAATGTTACATTGAACAATAACGACGCCGCTGTAGGACCTGAAATTTATGTTCATGACAATGTTACACTAATCGACACAAATGTATCTGATGATAAGATATCTTATGATTTGCTTGGTGAAAGTGCTTCCGTACTTGGGGATTCAGATATTTCTCATTTAATGAGACTTTCAAACGGCTATTATGCATACTGTGCCGAACATCAAAACGGTGAACCTAGTTCCGGTCAAATGGACAATTCTATGAAATTCCTTAGAAATGTAATTACTGGTGAAGAAGTTGCTGATTATCTCAAAATACTTATATATGATACTATTAACAGTGAGTATGAGTTAAAAACACGTAACTTGCATGATTATGTTTGGGAATTCACTGATGGAGATTTCAGATCATCAAATATTCCTATTGTCAAAAGGGTTATTGAATTGTATGATGCCGGATTTAGAATTAATGGAACCAGTGCAACAAAGACCCTAGCCAACGGTACTGTTTTGCTGTATAATTTTTCATCACTTATCACTGGCAGCGGACAACAGAATTTATTTACTTTCCAATTCGCTCAAATTGACTTTGTAAATGAAACATTAACGAAACAAACTGTAAACAAGACGGTTTTGATTAATCAGTATGTTGAATTTACAATAACTGCCAGAAACACTATTAATGAAACAATATACAATATCTTCATTGAAGATAAGGATTATTCAGAAGGTTTGCAATATGTTTCATGGCGCAGTGATGATGAAAACTGGTCATATAATGAAACCAATGGAACATGGAACTTACCATCTCTGGATGCATTTGAAAATTCAACATTTACAGTAATATTTTTAGCTTACAAAAACGGAACATTTTATAACAATGCAACAGGAGGATCATCTAACTCTTCTATTGTATACAGTTTTGATGTTGTTCGTGTGTTAAATGCCAATTTCACTGTTGAAAAAATAGCATTAAACAAAACAGTTAAGCTTCACGAGCAAACTGAATTTGAAATTGTTGTTCACAATACTGGAGAAGTGGATTTGCATAATGTGACTGTTATAGAAGATGAATATGATGGTTTGATTTATGATTCACACAACGACAATGGTTATTGGAACCATTCTGTAGTTGATGGAAAACATGTCTGGTCATTAAATTATGCATTAAGTCCTAATCAGTATGCAGCATTTAAAGTATTGTTTAACACAACAGCTTATGGTAATTTCACTAATGTTGTTGTTGTTAGGACTAATGAGACTGGTAATAAGACTGTTAATAATACAACCACGGTTTTGAAGCCTGGTTTTGTTGTTGAAAAGGTTACTTTGACTCCTGAGGTTGTTTTGGGTTCTCAGGCTGTTTTCAATATTGTTGTTAGGAATATTGGTGAGACTGAGTTGACTAATGTTACTGTTATTGAGGATTCTTATGATGGTCTTGTTTATGATTCCTTTGATGATAATGGTTATTGGACTCATGCTTTTGTTGATGGTAAGAATGTCTGGACTTTGAATGGCGCTCTTCCTGTTGGTGAGTTGATTGGTTTTAAGGTATTTTTCAATACTACTCGTGAAGGTAATTTCACTAATGTTGTTGTTGTTAGGACTAATGAGACTGGTAATAAGACTGTTAATAATACAACCACGGTTTTGAAGCCTGGTTTTGTTGTTGAAAAGGTTACTTTGACTCCTGAGGTTGTTTTGGGTTCTCAGGCTGTTTTCAATATTGTTGTTAGGAATATTGGTGAGACTGAGTTGACTAATGTTACTGTTATTGAGGATTCTTATGATGGTCTTGTTTATGATTCCTTTGATGATAATGGTTATTGGACTCATGCTTTTGTTGATGGTAAGAATGTCTGGACTTTGAATGGCGCTCTTCCTGTTGGTGAGTTGATTGGTTTAAAGGTATTTTTCAATACTACTCGTGAAGGTAATTTCACTAACATTATTGTTGTTAAGACTAATGAGACTGATAATAAGACTGTTAATAACACAACCACAGTTTTAAAGCCGGATTTTATTGTCGAAAAAATCACATTGACAAAATATCTCCAACTAGGACAAAAAGCAGTATTTGAAATAGTGGTTCACAATGTCGGTGAATGTGCATTGGATGATGTGTTTATAATAGAAGACCAATATGACGGACTTATATACGATTCATTTGTGGACAATGGAAACTGGAAACATTCAGTTGTCAACAATAAAAACAAATGGGTTTTAAATGACATTTTACATCCTAACGAATTTGCAATTTTGATTGTTAACTTTAATACTATACAGATAGGTAATTTTACAAATGTTGTGATTGCAGGTTCTAACGGAACGGGTAATAAATCAACAAACAACACTACTGAAGTGTTTGATGACAATGAAACCCACAATACTACCAATTCCTCTGATATTGCTTCAATGGATTTGATAAAAACTGCTGTCACTCCAAAAGTACTTGTTGGAAATCAAGTTATCTTCCAAATTATCGTTCACAATACAGGAAATGTGAATCTGAACAATGTAACAATTAAAGAGGAATCATTTGAAGGTTTGATTTATGACCATTTCTATGATTATACCTCATTATTCAACAAAAACAATGATTTAAGTTGGACAATGAACTCTTTGCTGTATCCGGGTGAATATGCAGGTTTCTATGTTGTATTTAATACTACAACAAAAGGTACCTTTGTAAATGTAGTATCAGGAAGTTCCAACGAAACTAACAATACAACTTCAAATGATACTGTGGATGTAGTTAAACCAGATTTCACGATTGAAAAAATAGCTTTAAACAAGAATACTAAAATCGGAGATAAGGTAACATTTGAAATCATCGTTCACAATACTGGAAGTGTAGACTTGCATGACTTGACAGTGAAAGAATATCACTTTGAAGGTTTGCAATATGATTCATACACGGATTATCTTGATGTTTGGGTTGAAAATTCTAATTTGTCATGGACATTAAATGGCATATTGCGTCCAGGTGAATATTCAGGATTCTTTATAACATTTATTACCACAACAAACGGTAACTTTACCAATATTGTAACCGCAAAAGCAAATGGAACAGACAACAAATCATCAAATGACACTGTTAAAGTCCATAAGGGTGATTATATCATTGAAAAGATTTCTTTAACTCCAAATGTTGTAGTGGGTTCTCAGGCCATATTTGAGATTGTAATTCACAATGTTGGCGAAACCAATTTAGACAACATTACAATAACTGAACTGTCCTATGATGGTCTTTTATATGATTCATTTATAGATTACCTTGGAATCTGGATTAAGAATTCAGATTTATCCTGGACTCTGAATGGCACTTTAGTTCCTGGTGAGTATTCAGGATTCTTTGTTGTATTCAATACTACAACAAATGGAACCTTTGGCAATGTCATTTCATCAGGAAATAAAACATCAAACGATACTGTAAATGTTTTAAAACAAGACTATGTCATTGAAAAGATTTCTTTAACTCCAAATGTTGTTATGGGTTCTCAAGCTATCTTCGAAATTGTAGTACATAACATTGGGGAAGTGGATTTAAGCAATATCACTATATCTGAAGTATCATATGACGGTCTTGTATTCAGCCACTATATCGATGAGTTAAATCATTGGATAAAGAATAATGATTTGTCATGGAATTTTAACTCTACATTACATCCTGGTGAGTATTCAGGATTCTTTGTTGTATTCAATACTACAACAAATGGAACCTTTGTCAATGTCATTTCATCAGGCAATAAAACCTCAAATGATACAGTCAATGTCCTGAAATCCAGTTATACAATAGAAAAGATTGTCACTAATTCCGTTGTATTAATCGGCGATTATGTAACTTTCGAAATTGTCGTTCACAATGACGGTGAAACCAATTTAGAAAATATTACAATCACTGAATTGGCATTTGATGGTCTTTTATATGATTCATTTATTGATTATCATGAGGCATGGATTAAAAATGATGATTTGAGCTGGACAACTAAAGATGTTTTGGCTCCGAATGAATATAAAGGTTTTATTGTAAAATTTAAAACTACAGATGTTGGTGATTTTGTAAACGTGATCTCATCACAGAACAAGACTGCAAACGATACTGTAAAAGTTGTAAAGCCAGATTTTACAATCGAAAAAATTGCTGTTAATTCAACTGTCAGATTTGGCGAACAGGCAGTATTTGAAATCATAATTCGAAATATTGGAATCGTCAATTTGACTGATGTTAAAATCACTGAACTTAAGCATGATGGGTTGATTTATGATCACTACATCGATGATTTAGGAGATTGGAGTGAAAACTCTTTGGTTTGGACTTTGAATGGCATACTTGCACCTGGAGAATTTGCAAGTTTTTATGTTGTATTCAATACCACTTCAAGTGGCATTCGCTATAATACAATTTCAGCAAGTACTAATGAAACAGGTATTAAAAATACAACAGCCCAAGTTGAAGTCGTTGACAATAGAACAGCCAATTTGACTGTTTCAAAAATATCTTTAAACAGAACTGTTGTCATTGGTAACCTTACAATATTTGAAATTATTGTTACAAATAATGGAGAAATTGACTTGGATAATGTATTTGTTATTGAGGATTCTTATGGCTGTGGCCTTGTCTATGTCGATTACTACAATGGTACAGGCAACTGGAAACATATGCTGAATTCTAACAATAAGCATCAATTCAATTTAATTGATACATTAAAAGTAGGTGAATCTAAAAGATTCTATGTAATATTCAATACTACTGAATTAGGAAACTTTACAAACACTGTTTTGGTAGGATACGACAATGTTACTCTAGCTAACTCAACAAATGTAACAGAAGTTATCGGTATTGAGGTCAATGAAACGGTCAAAAATGAAACGGTAGACCAAATTGTTAAAAGAGATATTTCAAATGCAACAGGTAATCCTCTTGTCATATTGCTTTTGGGATTATTTGTTTGTGTTGTTGCAAGAAGATTTAAAAATTAG
- a CDS encoding DUF2116 family Zn-ribbon domain-containing protein, whose amino-acid sequence MDIRYCRMCGAKVDENDDVCPRCGVKVTSPKTMKKKSSSKRNRIISFVIFAVLVLVVINLAFTFFPQLNEGIFPDSNSNRKIDSDFINDFMNNSSSNSKNYIPVNSSDDSNSSDVALIGNAESKRFHRSDCYLISQIQDSNRVYFSSHDSAVSSGYTPCGDCNP is encoded by the coding sequence ATGGATATCAGATATTGCAGAATGTGCGGTGCAAAGGTAGATGAAAATGATGACGTTTGCCCAAGATGCGGAGTAAAGGTTACTTCTCCCAAAACAATGAAGAAAAAAAGTTCATCAAAAAGAAACAGGATAATTTCATTTGTCATTTTCGCTGTTTTGGTTTTAGTCGTTATAAATCTGGCTTTCACATTCTTTCCGCAGCTCAATGAAGGAATTTTTCCTGATTCAAATTCAAATAGGAAAATAGATTCTGATTTTATAAATGATTTCATGAACAATTCTTCATCCAATTCCAAAAATTATATTCCGGTCAATTCCAGTGATGATTCAAATTCATCTGATGTGGCGTTGATTGGAAACGCAGAAAGCAAAAGGTTCCACAGGTCAGACTGCTATTTGATAAGTCAGATTCAGGATTCGAACAGGGTCTATTTCTCTTCACATGACAGTGCTGTTTCAAGTGGATATACTCCATGCGGGGACTGCAATCCTTAA
- a CDS encoding zinc ribbon domain-containing protein, with translation MVKFCSNCGNQLNDESKFCAKCGTRVDDVGGQPGTQQNVNAGVFCGKCGALVPLGNTVCTSCGASLNQDSHKTAIVLGYICAFLFHIVGIIFGIYLLTRDNPDVKKHGAIIIAISVVMVVVSFFIITYVAYVGSMSRYSYYYY, from the coding sequence ATGGTTAAGTTTTGCAGTAACTGCGGAAATCAGTTGAATGATGAATCAAAGTTTTGTGCCAAGTGCGGAACCAGAGTGGACGATGTGGGCGGTCAGCCAGGCACTCAGCAAAATGTGAATGCAGGAGTATTTTGTGGAAAATGCGGAGCACTGGTGCCTTTGGGAAATACTGTCTGCACAAGCTGTGGAGCTTCCCTCAATCAGGATTCACATAAAACCGCTATTGTTTTGGGATATATTTGTGCATTTCTCTTTCATATTGTCGGAATCATTTTTGGAATATATCTCCTTACCCGAGACAATCCTGATGTAAAAAAGCATGGGGCAATCATCATAGCCATTTCAGTCGTCATGGTTGTTGTTTCATTCTTCATCATTACCTATGTGGCATATGTTGGTAGCATGAGCAGGTATTCCTACTATTATTATTAA
- a CDS encoding zinc ribbon domain-containing protein produces the protein MGLNYNIDVNSEDEFNQQIQMYLSQGYSFQSNFNGTAILKKKSYSMGLLIVLIIFFFPAAILYYLVASEDIVTINLNSKTASNVSSTANNFDSFCENCGHGLFRESKFCPGCGNAVPEAKSAGKTTFCKTCGHEISESDKFCPDCGSAIPAEETAQANTCKSCGSTVSGSDKFCPSCGIDLTSSDEE, from the coding sequence TTGGGACTTAATTATAATATTGATGTTAATAGTGAAGATGAATTCAATCAGCAGATACAGATGTATCTTTCACAGGGCTACAGTTTTCAGTCCAATTTCAACGGCACGGCCATATTGAAGAAAAAATCATACAGCATGGGGTTATTAATTGTTTTGATAATTTTCTTTTTCCCTGCAGCAATATTATATTATCTCGTCGCATCCGAGGATATAGTAACAATCAATCTTAACTCAAAGACAGCATCTAACGTTTCTTCAACTGCTAATAATTTTGATTCATTCTGTGAAAATTGCGGACACGGACTGTTCAGAGAATCAAAATTCTGTCCTGGATGTGGAAATGCAGTTCCTGAAGCAAAATCTGCTGGAAAAACCACTTTCTGTAAAACCTGTGGCCACGAGATTTCTGAAAGCGATAAGTTCTGTCCGGATTGTGGAAGCGCAATTCCTGCAGAGGAAACTGCACAGGCTAATACATGCAAAAGCTGCGGTTCAACAGTTTCAGGCAGTGATAAGTTCTGTCCAAGTTGTGGAATCGACTTGACATCATCTGATGAGGAATAA
- a CDS encoding carboxypeptidase-like regulatory domain-containing protein — MENDKIIIVLLIIIVAMIAMAFVMFNPFKENVNLAVTSAASLNDGDNFEVSLSTSNGVPIANAVVDIIIVDSNGVKNPQKVTTDGSGKGKLQMNGLTPGTYNVTVSFSGNDKYASNSISQNMQMNEAKTTPVNSGGSSSSSSSSGGSVTLELNAYDQRVSKTVGEYKVEAMKWRGTTVGGLGIWVYKNGQMLDKSSYQSRGYMYNSGQWKWSQWDDGEEGATYHKYPVSNDVLIEKVEVKF; from the coding sequence ATGGAAAATGACAAGATCATAATTGTTTTGCTTATAATAATCGTTGCAATGATTGCAATGGCATTTGTAATGTTCAATCCTTTTAAGGAAAATGTAAATTTGGCCGTAACATCTGCTGCTTCATTGAATGATGGTGATAACTTTGAGGTATCATTATCAACGTCAAACGGTGTTCCAATAGCAAATGCAGTTGTAGACATTATAATCGTTGATTCTAATGGCGTTAAAAATCCGCAAAAGGTTACGACTGACGGGTCTGGAAAAGGAAAATTGCAGATGAATGGGCTGACTCCCGGAACATACAATGTCACCGTATCATTCTCTGGAAACGATAAATATGCTTCAAATAGCATTTCACAAAATATGCAGATGAACGAAGCTAAAACCACTCCTGTAAACTCCGGCGGTTCATCATCATCCTCTTCATCCTCTGGAGGAAGTGTGACTCTGGAGCTGAATGCATATGACCAGAGGGTAAGCAAAACTGTCGGTGAGTATAAGGTTGAAGCCATGAAATGGAGAGGAACTACTGTTGGCGGTTTAGGTATATGGGTTTATAAAAACGGACAGATGCTGGATAAAAGCTCTTATCAGTCAAGAGGATATATGTATAATAGTGGCCAATGGAAATGGAGTCAATGGGATGACGGAGAAGAAGGCGCTACATATCATAAGTATCCTGTAAGCAATGATGTTTTGATTGAAAAGGTAGAAGTGAAGTTTTAG
- a CDS encoding zinc-ribbon domain-containing protein: MAKFCGKCGNKLKNENAKFCDKCGSKISNATRSTNTTVNTPINNAPIYKEKSMPLALILSFLLPGIGIVYAGDVAKGLAVFIGLVVINFLLNTLLKSPITPILSIALIICSLYLTYEEVNAVNEKNRKLMRNQF, from the coding sequence ATGGCCAAATTTTGCGGAAAATGCGGAAACAAGTTAAAAAATGAAAATGCTAAATTCTGTGATAAATGCGGAAGCAAAATTTCAAATGCAACAAGAAGCACAAACACCACTGTCAACACACCCATAAACAATGCTCCAATTTATAAAGAAAAAAGCATGCCTCTTGCTTTAATATTGTCATTTCTCCTTCCAGGAATAGGAATAGTATATGCCGGAGACGTTGCCAAAGGCCTAGCAGTGTTTATTGGTCTGGTTGTTATTAACTTTTTATTAAATACATTGTTAAAATCACCGATAACGCCCATACTGAGCATTGCTTTAATAATCTGTTCACTGTACCTCACATATGAAGAAGTCAATGCTGTCAATGAAAAAAATAGAAAATTGATGAGAAATCAATTTTAA
- a CDS encoding ATP-grasp domain-containing protein — MKKIVIVDCISTGTNYVGDVINFGFKPIVLELKPDTSDVEEYNKKMEMEYERVDASFDIIYEQDTYEKTLEIVKKVNPKLVLSGSERGVFLSTKLANDLNLLCNPIENLDAMTLRHEMHNRIAEKGLRYIRGKVVTSVEEAMEFYDSESLGEVVLKPIYSADSANIRICSDRQEMAGQIADFFLEKNFLGNLNDRILVQERIDGEEYIVNTVSCDGLHRVTTIWKYHKIRTSDGAFVYDTVESVNELDVGEAELIDYAYDVCDAVGIKYGPVHGEFMIDDKGPVLIEVNCSVMGGHIDSEFFEKVSGQHETDSSLESYLKTELFLKRRMSPYRLKSYGAFKRFIVPKDILAKSAPINKIGPKLKSFHEIVFEDLIEEEKFYMKTENVDTSCGLVFLTHKKESVLRNDIKFLRSVERNLVLSEELDNHNKFNNSVMIKKLQLLIDAAQKYGKGILITDQTIYDVDIFQIGIEDVSDVEGEFDYVIINLNRSIIEKSDYFKVDFILKLLSYIRVGGYIFIPETTYRFIPGQRKGIELLLKALDLRIEVPPYGPIKGVIASKS, encoded by the coding sequence ATGAAAAAAATTGTTATCGTTGATTGCATATCTACAGGAACCAATTATGTAGGGGATGTAATTAATTTTGGTTTTAAGCCTATTGTTTTGGAATTAAAGCCAGATACTTCGGATGTGGAAGAATATAATAAAAAGATGGAAATGGAATATGAAAGAGTTGACGCATCTTTTGATATTATCTATGAACAGGATACCTATGAAAAAACTCTTGAAATAGTTAAAAAAGTAAATCCAAAGCTTGTTTTATCTGGAAGCGAACGGGGTGTATTTTTATCAACCAAATTGGCAAATGACTTAAATTTGTTATGTAATCCTATTGAAAACTTGGATGCAATGACATTAAGGCATGAAATGCATAACAGGATTGCTGAAAAAGGATTGAGATATATTAGGGGAAAGGTAGTCACATCAGTTGAGGAAGCCATGGAATTTTATGACAGTGAATCATTGGGTGAAGTTGTATTGAAGCCAATATACTCTGCAGATTCAGCAAACATAAGAATCTGTTCAGACAGACAGGAAATGGCAGGTCAAATTGCTGACTTCTTTTTAGAGAAAAATTTCTTAGGAAATTTAAATGACCGTATTCTGGTTCAGGAACGCATAGATGGTGAGGAATATATCGTAAACACTGTTTCATGTGATGGACTTCACAGGGTAACGACCATATGGAAGTACCATAAAATAAGAACTTCAGACGGTGCATTTGTATATGATACCGTTGAAAGTGTTAATGAATTGGATGTAGGCGAGGCTGAATTGATTGACTACGCATATGATGTCTGTGATGCAGTGGGAATCAAATATGGTCCGGTTCATGGGGAATTCATGATTGATGATAAAGGCCCGGTTCTGATAGAAGTAAATTGTTCCGTAATGGGAGGTCATATAGACTCTGAATTCTTTGAAAAGGTTTCAGGCCAACATGAAACAGATTCAAGTCTGGAATCCTATTTAAAGACTGAACTTTTCCTAAAAAGGAGAATGAGTCCTTACAGATTAAAGTCCTATGGCGCATTCAAGAGGTTCATAGTTCCAAAGGATATCCTTGCAAAATCCGCTCCAATAAATAAAATAGGCCCTAAGCTAAAAAGTTTTCATGAAATTGTCTTTGAAGATTTGATTGAAGAAGAGAAATTTTATATGAAAACTGAAAATGTAGACACAAGCTGCGGACTTGTATTTTTAACCCATAAAAAGGAAAGTGTCTTAAGAAATGACATTAAATTTTTAAGAAGTGTTGAAAGAAATTTGGTTTTAAGTGAAGAATTGGACAATCACAATAAATTTAATAATAGTGTGATGATTAAAAAGCTTCAGCTTCTCATTGACGCAGCACAGAAGTATGGAAAAGGGATTCTCATAACAGATCAAACGATTTATGATGTTGACATATTTCAGATAGGTATTGAAGACGTATCAGATGTTGAAGGGGAATTCGATTATGTTATCATCAATCTAAACCGAAGCATAATTGAAAAAAGTGATTATTTCAAGGTAGATTTCATATTGAAACTATTGTCATACATTAGGGTTGGGGGATACATTTTCATTCCTGAAACAACATATAGGTTTATTCCAGGTCAAAGAAAAGGTATTGAATTGCTTTTAAAGGCATTGGATTTAAGAATAGAGGTTCCTCCATATGGACCTATTAAAGGTGTAATAGCTTCAAAAAGTTAG
- a CDS encoding HNH endonuclease has product MIELKIQSSQKYWKLQSWARDLLSNHKECIICGSSEKLEPHHIIKCSNTNPIYFSQDNGVVMCHSCHSLYHRKYADVNPHTLIMFSQKYSAKFKKRNKIML; this is encoded by the coding sequence ATGATTGAATTGAAGATACAGTCATCACAGAAGTACTGGAAACTGCAGTCCTGGGCAAGAGATCTTTTGTCAAATCATAAGGAATGTATCATTTGCGGTTCAAGTGAAAAACTTGAACCTCATCACATAATCAAGTGCAGCAATACAAATCCCATATATTTCAGCCAGGACAATGGTGTTGTAATGTGTCATAGCTGCCACAGTTTGTATCACAGAAAATATGCGGATGTTAATCCACATACTCTCATCATGTTTTCACAAAAGTATTCTGCCAAATTTAAAAAGAGAAATAAGATAATGTTATAG